The genome window CTCCACCTTCTTCGCCCGGCCTTCGATGACCCGCACGATGACGCCGCACCCGCTGCCGCACTGGCTGCAGGAGGTGGCGTACCAGTTGTCTATCCCATTGACCAAGTCTTCCGGGAGCCTGGAGGGGCTCTGCACCAGGAACTCGCGGACGTTCGGGCGGCAGGCGGACAGGATGGCGGCCCCTGCGGCCGTCCCTCCCGCCAGCTTCAGAAATTCTTTGCGCGTGAAAGCCATTGCTCAGTTGCCTATTAGTAGTGACACGTCGCGCAGTCTGACGGCGGCGCGCGACGTTGACCGCTCGTGATCGCCTCTTTAATCGCCGCCTCAGCCTCAGGCGTCAGATAGTTGAAATAGCCGCCTCTGTGGCAGTCCACGCAGTCCCGCATCTTCAGGTTGCGGACCTGCTCCGCCACCTGCATCTTTCCGACATCGCCGTGGCAGATGGAGCAGACCTGGGACGGCTGCACCTTGTTCTCTTTGGAGAAGAAGGCCACGTGCGCCTCGTGCAGGAACTGGACATGATCGGGCAGTCTATGGACCCGGCCCCAGTTCAACGGCTCGCCGGATTCGTTAACGGAAAGCAGCTTGGTGATTTCCGGCGAAGTCTTCAGCACAACCTGGTGACAGAAGACGCAGAGCTGGACGGAGGGGATCGTCGCGGCCTCGCCCTTCAGAGCCTCCCGGTGGCAGTACTGGCAATCAATTTCGGCGGCGATGTGGAGGTCGTGCCGGAACTTGATCGGCTGGCTGGCCTTCACTTGCGCCGGGCCGAAGGGCGTGCTCCACCATGCCTTCAGGATGCCGACCGTAACGATAAGCCCGCCTATGCCGATGACCAGTCCGATGACTGGGACCAGCACTTTGACCGCGAGCGGGGCTTTAGGCAACGACATAGTGTGTTACGCGACCTTGTACCGTTCTCCAGGTTTCTTGGACCCTAGATCCAATCCCTGTGCCAGAAATTGCGGATCTCGTGCGCCGTGTCTGCAGCCTTCGCGAACCAGAAACAGATCGCGCCAAGAATCAAGATCGAGCTTGCATAGAGATGGAAGCGCAGCTTCCGGACCTTGTCAGCGATGCCCGCGGGCAGATGACCGGAGTTCAGCAACGAGGGGATGATGGCGTGAGCGAGGACAAGATGGGTGGCAAGGCCGAAGGCGAAGATAACGATGAACCACAGGTAGCGCAGCGTGTGGCTGGTGTTCCGCCAGTCCACGTGGTTCAGTGCTTCTGGGTCCATCTCTTCACCTGGCAATCTTGCCTGCGCCTTGTACCGACCCTTGCGCAGACTTCAGCTAACCCGCCGAAAGCACATTGAGAATACATTCACAATCGGGGCGTGTCAAGGTGGCTACAACTCTTATAATCGCCCATCCCAGCCGCCCGAATCCCGGCCCCCGCTCCGGCATCCAACAAAGCGCCTCTGCTACACTGAAGATGCCCCCGGTTCATGGGGAAATACAGAGAAGGAGCGGCGATGGCCTCCCTTGAGCCAATCAGGCTCACCACCCTGACCAAGTGCGGCGGCTGAGCTGCCAAGTACGGTCCGGGCGACCTGCATCATCTCCTAAAGGACCTCCCCCGCCTCGCCGATAGGCGCCTGCTCGTCGGCATTGAAACGGGGGACGATTCGGCGGTGTACCAGCTCACGAAGAATCTCGCGCTGGTGCAGACGGTGGACTTTTTCCCTCCGATCGTGGACGACCCCTTCACCTACGGCGCCATCGCGGCCGCCAACTCCCTGAGCGATGTCTACGCCATGGGCGGCAAACCCATCACCGCCATGAACATCGTCGGCTTCCCGGCGGATAAGCCCAAGGACATTCTGAAAGGGGTCCTTCGCGGCGGCGCGCAGAAAGCCAAAGAGGCTGGCGTCCCCGTCGTCGGCGGCCATACCATAGATGATGCCGAACCCAAGTACGGCATGGCCGTCACCGGCCTCGTTCGCCCCGGAAAACAGTGGACGAACGCAGGCGCAAAACCCGGCGACCTCCTCATCCTCACCAAGGCCATCGGCACCGGCGTCATCACCACCGCCGCCAAGGCCGGCAAGGCGGCCCCTGCCGCCATCGAAGCGGCCATCGCCTCCATGCTCGCCCTCAACAAGGCCGCAAGCGAGGCCGGGCTGAGCGTCACCCCCAACGCCTGCACGGACGTCACCGGCTTCTCCCTTCTCGGCCACCTCCACGGCATGCTCAATGCAAGCAACGTCTCCGCCACAATCGGCCTCAGCAGTGTCCCGCTCCTGCAGGATGCCTGGCGCTTGGGCGTGGAGCAGGAAATCTCCCCGGGCGGCATGGGCCGCAACAAGGCCTACTACGATCACGCCGTCGCCTGGCATCCTGACGTTCCGCCCAAAGCCTTCCGCCTCCTCTTCGATCCGCAGACCTCCGGCGGCCTCCTCTTTGCCGTGTCAGAGAAGAAGGCCCCGCTCCTGCTCAAAGCCCTCAAGGCCAAGCGCGTCAACATCGCCGCCGTCATCGGCCACGTGACGCCGGGGAACAGAGGGCGCATCGTCGTCGAGCCCTAGCAATCTAAAACCCGGGAACCCCATGGCAGACCTTACGCTCTCGAAAAAACTGGCCGAGGAAATCATCGCCCACGCCAAGGCGGAGGCGCCCAACGAATGCTGCGGCGTCCTGGCCGGCACGGGTGCTGCTGTTCGCGCTGCCTACCGCGCCAAGAACACTGAACGAAGCCCTGTGAAATACAACTTTGATGGTCCGGAGCTCCTTCGGATAGAGGATGAAGCGGCCAAAGCCGGGCATGACGTCCTCGGCTTCTATCACTCCCACACCTTCAGTGAAGCCTACCCCTCCCCCACAGACGTCAAGCTCTCCTCGCCGTGGGGCTACATCTATATGATCGTCTCCCTCCGCAACCCACAGCAGCCCGCTATCCGCATCTTCCGCATAGACCGCGCCCTGCCTGAAGGCGCTCAGATTCAGGAACTCTCTCTTTCCATCGTCTAGCCACCCAGCGCCCTCTAATGCCTTTCTAAGATTGCCCCCCTACTGTATAGTGCGCCCTTTCGACGGGTCATGCGCGTTTTTGCGCGCAAATCGAAAATGAAGCGGGCGGGGCAACATATGCGATTTCCTTCCACGCGGCTCGTTGCAGTCTGTGCGATCATCCTCTCAGCCCCCATCACCGTCACCGCCTGCGGTGGCGACGATGCGACCACCGCAGTCACCGAAACGATCCAAGCCGTCAGCAGAGGGAACATCCGCTCCACCGTGAACTCCTCCGGCAGCGTCAGCTTCCCCAACCAGAAGACCCTCAACTTCGGCAGCTCAGGCACTGTCACCAAAGTCCTTGTCACAGAGGGCGCGCGCGTCACCAAGGACCAGATCCTTGCGGAGATTGACCTCAACGACCTCCAAGCGGCGGTGACGAAAGCCGAGGCCTCGCTCCTCAGCGCACAGCAGACCCTGGACGACGCCAAGAAGACCAACGGCGCCCTCGATCTCGCCAGGGCCCAAGAGTCCGTCGCCTCTGCAAAGCTGCAGCTCAGATCGGCCCAAGACGCCTTGGACGAAGCTCGCGGGACGGCCTACCAGGCAGAGCTCCGCCAGAAACAAGAGGCTGTCGCCAATGCGCAGGCGCTCCTCCAGGCCGCTAAGGACGCCCTCGATAAGGCAAAGGCTCCCTACACGGAGCAGGACATCGCCAAACAGCGCGAAGCTGTTGCCAATGCCGGCCAGGCCGTCAAGCTCGCCCAGGATGCAGTCACCACAGCAAAGACACCCTATACCGCCGACGACCTGGCCTCAGCCGCAGCCACCCTTTCCCAGGCCAAGCAGTCCGTCACCAATGCCCAAACTTCCCTAACGGTCACGGAGGCGACTCAATCGCGTCTCGTCCGCGAAGCCAGCGACCTCCTCGATACCCGCAAACGCCCCTACCGGAATGCCTGGACCCCATTAGGGCTCGGTGTGTCCGAGGCTGACATCTACCTCTCTCCCGCGGAGATGTATGTCAAATACCCCTCCACGCTTCCCACGATCGTAGACCTCAACACCCTCTGGAGCAACCTCATCATCGCCCGCGATGGCCTTGAAAGCGCCAGGGCCACTCAGGCCTCGTCTCTCACCAGCGCTCAGCGCTC of Chloroflexota bacterium contains these proteins:
- a CDS encoding cytochrome c3 family protein, which encodes MSLPKAPLAVKVLVPVIGLVIGIGGLIVTVGILKAWWSTPFGPAQVKASQPIKFRHDLHIAAEIDCQYCHREALKGEAATIPSVQLCVFCHQVVLKTSPEITKLLSVNESGEPLNWGRVHRLPDHVQFLHEAHVAFFSKENKVQPSQVCSICHGDVGKMQVAEQVRNLKMRDCVDCHRGGYFNYLTPEAEAAIKEAITSGQRRAPPSDCATCHY
- a CDS encoding M67 family metallopeptidase, whose protein sequence is MADLTLSKKLAEEIIAHAKAEAPNECCGVLAGTGAAVRAAYRAKNTERSPVKYNFDGPELLRIEDEAAKAGHDVLGFYHSHTFSEAYPSPTDVKLSSPWGYIYMIVSLRNPQQPAIRIFRIDRALPEGAQIQELSLSIV
- the selD gene encoding selenide, water dikinase SelD, which encodes MASLEPIRLTTLTKCGGUAAKYGPGDLHHLLKDLPRLADRRLLVGIETGDDSAVYQLTKNLALVQTVDFFPPIVDDPFTYGAIAAANSLSDVYAMGGKPITAMNIVGFPADKPKDILKGVLRGGAQKAKEAGVPVVGGHTIDDAEPKYGMAVTGLVRPGKQWTNAGAKPGDLLILTKAIGTGVITTAAKAGKAAPAAIEAAIASMLALNKAASEAGLSVTPNACTDVTGFSLLGHLHGMLNASNVSATIGLSSVPLLQDAWRLGVEQEISPGGMGRNKAYYDHAVAWHPDVPPKAFRLLFDPQTSGGLLFAVSEKKAPLLLKALKAKRVNIAAVIGHVTPGNRGRIVVEP
- a CDS encoding HlyD family efflux transporter periplasmic adaptor subunit is translated as MRVFARKSKMKRAGQHMRFPSTRLVAVCAIILSAPITVTACGGDDATTAVTETIQAVSRGNIRSTVNSSGSVSFPNQKTLNFGSSGTVTKVLVTEGARVTKDQILAEIDLNDLQAAVTKAEASLLSAQQTLDDAKKTNGALDLARAQESVASAKLQLRSAQDALDEARGTAYQAELRQKQEAVANAQALLQAAKDALDKAKAPYTEQDIAKQREAVANAGQAVKLAQDAVTTAKTPYTADDLASAAATLSQAKQSVTNAQTSLTVTEATQSRLVREASDLLDTRKRPYRNAWTPLGLGVSEADIYLSPAEMYVKYPSTLPTIVDLNTLWSNLIIARDGLESARATQASSLTSAQRSVTSAQDALRTAQTNYDKVAAGVDTLDLATKQAKLTTALENSKAAQDTLTKILAGPDLVDVALKQAKVASAETTLKAVQDGLTKIVSGPFSEDIALKQAKVATAKAALADAEEKLSLVSKGPDAVTLGLRTSQVTDAQTSLTAAKDKLALAQIKSPYDGVVNVVNVKVGDTVAANTQAVLVVDTTQIEVQAVVDEADIFNIREGLPVQISLNQAPTLPLAGTVRYISLLPNRQQGIVSYNIKIAVTVPTITQIPGGAAGGRPGGAGGNVQAPGGQGSQTGTPPRDGGGAGGQVIQRPGGGAPG